Genomic DNA from Desulfurellaceae bacterium:
CGAGCCAGTAGACCAGGGTACAGGTGACGCCGGCCATGAACACGCTGATCCAGATCCGCTGGCCCAGAAAGGATTGCAGGGTGCCAACGTCGATCCGACGCAGATACTCGGGCGTTTGAGGCCGGATGAAGTAGTAGCCCATCAGATCGGCGACCGTAAAGGTCTTGCCGAACAGGCTCAGGGGTTGCAGAAACGGCATCAGCATGAGCCAGTTGACCGCGTAGAACAGAAAGCCCCACAGAAAACCGCCAATCAGGCTGGTGACCAGATAGCTCCGGCTCCAGAACAGGGTCAGGTCGAGAATCATGGCCAGCGGGATGGTGGTCGATGGCCAGACAAAATTGAGCGGGTAGTCCTCCAGGCCGTGAAAGCTGAACACCCGGCTGAGCCACGCCCCGATCAGAACGAAGACCGCGGCAAAGGTCGCGCCCAGGGGCAGCCGCAGATAGTGCCAGGCCAGGTAATGGCCGACCGAGGTGACCAGCAGGGCCGAGGCCGGCCCGACGATCGGCCACCACAGTTTGTCTTTCCAGTCAACCCAGAAGTCCCAGTCGCCAAAGTACAACATCCGGCTGACGTGGGGGATGACGGTAAAAAAGCCGACCAGGGCGAGGATCAGCATCAGGTCGAAGATCTTCGCCTCTTTCATCCGGCCCAGGGCGGTGATGTCCTGCGCGTTCATGCCAGCCGTCCGGCGACC
This window encodes:
- a CDS encoding methane monooxygenase/ammonia monooxygenase subunit A — encoded protein: MNAQDITALGRMKEAKIFDLMLILALVGFFTVIPHVSRMLYFGDWDFWVDWKDKLWWPIVGPASALLVTSVGHYLAWHYLRLPLGATFAAVFVLIGAWLSRVFSFHGLEDYPLNFVWPSTTIPLAMILDLTLFWSRSYLVTSLIGGFLWGFLFYAVNWLMLMPFLQPLSLFGKTFTVADLMGYYFIRPQTPEYLRRIDVGTLQSFLGQRIWISVFMAGVTCTLVYWLGILLGHALGVLPTRKILKQT